A genomic region of Methanosarcina thermophila TM-1 contains the following coding sequences:
- the fpoD gene encoding F420H2 dehydrogenase subunit FpoD, with translation MEEKLGPNEMIIHLGPQHPMQPGPFRLNLRLRGETVVDAEVELGFIHKGIEKILENKTYLQGITIVDRICYLAALMNEECFVGCTEKLLDIEPPERAQYIRVILEELTRIQSHLLGMGEFGEFIGFVSMFMYTIREREEVLSLIDMVTGARITHSYLRFGGVREDLPDGFKEKAIPALNNLKKAIDDFEEMFHTDRIYRERTVGVGVLTADIAKELGVSGPPLRATGVPFDIRKNEPYLVYKDLDFNVCTETAGDCFARVQVRLNEMRESIYIIEQCLDQLPGGPIFPEDALYSRRTPVMRVPPGEVFHRVEDPRGEMGMYMISDGTDKPYRVKIRGPHYPTLQALPPLIKGTTVADVAAIAGSMDGCTSEADR, from the coding sequence ATGGAAGAAAAGCTTGGACCGAATGAGATGATTATACACCTGGGCCCTCAGCATCCTATGCAGCCCGGACCCTTCAGGTTGAACCTGAGATTAAGAGGAGAAACAGTCGTAGATGCCGAGGTAGAACTGGGATTCATTCACAAAGGTATTGAAAAAATCCTGGAGAATAAGACCTACCTCCAGGGAATTACAATCGTGGACAGGATATGCTACCTTGCAGCCCTTATGAACGAAGAATGTTTTGTAGGCTGTACCGAGAAACTGTTAGACATCGAGCCGCCTGAGCGGGCTCAGTATATCAGAGTCATTCTTGAGGAACTCACAAGGATTCAGAGCCACCTGCTGGGTATGGGTGAATTTGGAGAATTCATTGGCTTCGTGTCCATGTTCATGTATACGATCAGGGAAAGGGAAGAGGTTCTTAGCCTTATCGATATGGTCACAGGAGCCAGGATTACCCACAGCTACCTGAGATTTGGAGGGGTGCGTGAAGACCTTCCGGACGGCTTTAAAGAAAAGGCGATTCCTGCCCTTAACAATCTGAAAAAAGCCATCGATGACTTTGAGGAAATGTTCCACACTGACAGGATCTACAGGGAAAGGACCGTTGGAGTCGGGGTCCTGACTGCAGATATTGCAAAGGAACTTGGGGTTTCAGGGCCTCCTCTGCGTGCAACCGGTGTGCCTTTTGACATTCGGAAAAATGAGCCATATCTGGTTTATAAAGATCTGGACTTCAATGTCTGCACGGAAACCGCAGGAGATTGTTTTGCAAGAGTACAGGTCAGGCTCAATGAGATGAGGGAAAGCATCTACATAATAGAACAGTGTCTCGACCAGCTTCCAGGCGGGCCAATTTTTCCGGAAGATGCCCTGTACAGCAGGAGAACCCCGGTAATGAGAGTTCCGCCAGGTGAGGTATTCCACAGAGTGGAAGACCCGAGGGGGGAAATGGGAATGTATATGATCTCCGATGGCACGGACAAGCCATACAGGGTAAAGATCCGAGGTCCTCACTACCCAACCCTGCAAGCTCTGCCTCCGCTTATCAAAGGCACGACTGTTGCAGACGTAGCAGCAATTGCGGGCAGTATGGACGGCTGTACCAGTGAAGCGGACAGGTGA
- the fpoA gene encoding F420H2 dehydrogenase subunit FpoA, translated as MSGIIDSYIPVAIFLFVALVMPPMTMFMVKHLSPRSKAAGKYTTYESGSVPTGTARIQFNVEYYLYAIAFVIFDVEVLFLYPWVTVYKGHGITSIAVIEMFLFVFVLLFGYIYLWKKGALTWVK; from the coding sequence TGGAATAATTGATAGTTACATACCAGTCGCCATATTTCTTTTTGTGGCACTTGTTATGCCACCAATGACAATGTTTATGGTAAAGCATCTGAGTCCGAGGAGCAAGGCAGCAGGCAAGTATACGACATACGAATCGGGTTCAGTTCCCACAGGAACTGCAAGGATCCAGTTCAATGTTGAGTATTATCTTTATGCGATCGCTTTTGTGATCTTTGATGTGGAAGTGCTTTTCCTTTATCCGTGGGTTACAGTCTATAAGGGACACGGGATTACCTCTATCGCAGTAATTGAGATGTTTCTTTTTGTTTTTGTACTGCTCTTTGGATACATTTATCTCTGGAAGAAGGGGGCTCTCACATGGGTGAAGTGA
- the fpoB gene encoding F(420)H(2) dehydrogenase subunit B yields the protein MGEVKEKKTNKTDEKSEEIPGVITTTTSAIHNLLKKSKVQDIINWGRKNSLWFMTQPMGCCGVEMIATGCAHYDTDRFGIIPRNSPRQADVMIISGYVTKKYLPALRRLWEQMPSPKWVICMGDCSISGGPFYESYSTVQNIDEIFPIDVYIPGCPPRPEALIQGFVELQEKIKAKKDRGTEY from the coding sequence ATGGGTGAAGTGAAGGAGAAAAAAACGAATAAAACCGATGAAAAGTCTGAAGAAATTCCTGGAGTCATCACGACAACAACCAGTGCTATTCACAATCTACTTAAGAAATCCAAGGTTCAGGACATTATCAACTGGGGGAGAAAAAACTCGCTCTGGTTTATGACTCAGCCTATGGGCTGCTGCGGGGTTGAGATGATCGCTACAGGCTGTGCACATTATGACACTGATCGTTTTGGGATAATTCCGAGGAACTCCCCGAGGCAGGCTGATGTCATGATAATCAGTGGTTATGTGACAAAGAAATACCTGCCTGCTTTAAGGAGGCTCTGGGAACAGATGCCTTCTCCGAAATGGGTAATCTGTATGGGGGATTGTTCCATCAGCGGCGGGCCTTTCTACGAATCCTACAGCACTGTGCAGAATATTGATGAAATCTTCCCGATTGATGTTTACATTCCTGGATGCCCTCCAAGGCCCGAAGCACTGATTCAGGGATTTGTGGAGCTTCAAGAAAAAATTAAAGCCAAAAAAGACCGAGGCACGGAATACTAA
- the fpoH gene encoding F420H2 dehydrogenase subunit FpoH: MPIEIPEFIIPLLPWIRGTVGLLLVGFIFIAAMGAVWLERKLSADIQSRMGPCRVGKYGLLQLVADAIKLFTKEDLRPLNADSLLFNNANIFMISSVLLMLVAIPVGAVFINGVEYPLAVTQMDISVLYIEAMSAISIFGIFMVAYGSNNKYSLLGAFRNFARMVGYEVPLGLSVVSVAVMTGSLSIVEISRAQGLLWNIFLQPIGFFVFFVSLMADMGRLPFDQNESEEELIAGWITEYCGMRFGLGFFAEYIHMILGSFLVALLFLGGWNVPSFVANNPVLGLIAPTGFLLVKTVFVLMVIIGLRWAVPRFRIDQVVDLSWKKLLPLALLNLVWAVALGLYLGA; this comes from the coding sequence ATGCCAATAGAAATTCCTGAATTTATAATTCCTTTACTCCCCTGGATTCGCGGAACTGTTGGCCTTCTTCTGGTTGGATTTATCTTCATAGCAGCTATGGGAGCTGTGTGGCTCGAAAGAAAGCTTTCTGCCGATATCCAGTCCAGGATGGGACCTTGCCGTGTAGGAAAATATGGGCTTTTACAGCTCGTAGCCGACGCGATCAAGCTCTTTACAAAAGAAGACTTAAGACCACTGAATGCTGACAGCTTACTTTTCAATAATGCTAACATCTTTATGATCAGTTCAGTTCTTCTTATGCTGGTAGCTATCCCTGTGGGCGCGGTCTTTATTAATGGGGTAGAATACCCGCTTGCGGTCACTCAGATGGACATAAGTGTGCTTTATATTGAAGCAATGTCCGCAATCTCGATCTTCGGGATTTTCATGGTGGCTTACGGCTCGAACAATAAATATTCCCTGCTCGGAGCTTTCCGAAACTTCGCCCGGATGGTAGGATATGAAGTGCCTCTCGGATTAAGCGTGGTAAGTGTAGCTGTCATGACAGGCTCCCTGAGTATTGTGGAAATATCAAGAGCACAGGGGCTTCTATGGAATATCTTCCTCCAACCAATCGGATTCTTCGTGTTCTTTGTATCACTTATGGCTGATATGGGAAGGCTTCCCTTTGACCAGAATGAGTCCGAAGAAGAACTCATAGCAGGCTGGATTACGGAGTACTGTGGAATGCGGTTTGGGCTCGGTTTCTTTGCCGAATATATCCACATGATCCTCGGTTCTTTCCTTGTAGCCCTGCTCTTCCTTGGCGGCTGGAACGTACCTTCCTTTGTTGCAAACAACCCTGTGCTTGGTCTTATAGCCCCAACAGGATTCCTGCTTGTGAAAACTGTCTTTGTACTTATGGTAATTATAGGTCTCAGATGGGCTGTTCCGAGATTCAGGATAGATCAGGTTGTTGACCTGAGCTGGAAGAAACTGCTTCCTCTTGCCCTTTTAAACCTTGTCTGGGCTGTGGCGCTCGGACTCTACCTGGGAGCGTGA
- the fpoC gene encoding F420H2 dehydrogenase subunit FpoC codes for MDVTEILKSLTDAFPEAIFEAAAESEIRARAYVDKEKAKEVCQYLKDSLQFDHLCSVCGVDYIKRNELEVVYHIASYNHPVVLTLKARLPRDNPEIESIVSVYWNANWYERETYELFGILFKNHPNLKPLVLPEDMLGEWPLRKDYKGFPNKTARNLV; via the coding sequence ATGGATGTTACAGAAATTCTTAAGTCACTAACAGATGCGTTTCCTGAGGCAATTTTCGAAGCAGCCGCCGAATCCGAAATCCGTGCCAGGGCTTACGTCGATAAGGAGAAAGCAAAAGAAGTCTGCCAGTACCTGAAGGATTCCCTTCAATTCGACCATCTCTGTTCAGTCTGCGGGGTGGACTACATAAAAAGGAATGAGCTTGAAGTAGTCTACCATATTGCATCATATAACCATCCTGTAGTTCTTACGCTCAAAGCTAGACTTCCGAGAGATAATCCGGAAATCGAATCCATTGTATCGGTATACTGGAATGCAAACTGGTATGAGAGAGAAACATACGAACTTTTTGGAATCCTGTTCAAAAACCACCCTAATCTGAAGCCACTTGTACTTCCCGAAGATATGCTTGGAGAATGGCCTCTAAGGAAAGATTACAAGGGTTTCCCTAATAAAACAGCAAGAAATCTGGTATGA